A single genomic interval of Thiovulum sp. ES harbors:
- a CDS encoding tryptophan synthase, alpha subunit (PFAM: Tryptophan synthase alpha chain~TIGRFAM: tryptophan synthase, alpha subunit) yields the protein MKKVVAYLTTGYPDKQFTKDLIFELSQHIDTLELGIPFSDPVADGETIEKANLLALKNDVRFHDVLDVARDVEMPTYIMGYFNSFYNRGIDNIFKELNKNAISGAIIPDLPHEESKIYLPEFEANYLDLIPFVAPTDGKERISEILKNRRTRFIYLVAYAGITGSGKSEDLNRVIADIKSVSKCDLFVGFGVNELTAKEKSQNVDGVIVGSAFVKHLLDKSTSHSEKISRIVNSARIIREEINS from the coding sequence TTGAAAAAAGTTGTCGCATATTTAACAACTGGTTATCCAGATAAGCAATTTACAAAAGATTTGATTTTTGAACTTTCCCAACACATTGACACTTTAGAGCTTGGAATTCCATTTTCCGATCCTGTTGCTGATGGCGAAACAATTGAAAAAGCGAATCTACTTGCACTTAAAAATGATGTTAGATTTCATGATGTTTTAGATGTTGCAAGAGATGTTGAAATGCCGACTTATATAATGGGATATTTTAACTCATTTTATAACCGTGGAATCGATAATATTTTTAAGGAACTAAACAAAAATGCGATTTCTGGTGCAATCATTCCAGATTTACCACATGAAGAATCTAAAATATATCTGCCAGAGTTTGAAGCAAATTATCTTGATTTAATTCCATTTGTTGCACCAACTGACGGAAAAGAGAGAATTTCTGAAATTTTGAAAAATAGGAGAACTCGTTTTATCTATCTTGTCGCATATGCTGGAATTACAGGTAGCGGAAAAAGTGAAGATTTAAATCGTGTAATCGCAGATATTAAATCAGTTTCAAAATGTGATCTTTTTGTTGGTTTCGGTGTAAATGAATTGACGGCAAAAGAAAAAAGTCAAAATGTTGATGGTGTTATTGTTGGTAGTGCTTTTGTTAAACACTTATTAGACAAATCTACTTCACATAGCGAAAAAATTTCGCGAATTGTTAATAGTGCAAGAATTATTCGGGAGGAGATAAATAGTTGA
- a CDS encoding ferrochelatase (PFAM: Ferrochelatase~TIGRFAM: ferrochelatase) has translation MKRAILLLNMGGANSKDDVEVFLWNMFNDKRIMTVKYSFLRSMIAKFIIWSRSSGSKKNLDLLGGKSPLLSNTKKLLKKLNRKDRVEAVMRYTSPFSTDILPKLKEDGIEKLILFPLYPQYSTTTTLSSFEDIYEKLAEMNWGDVSICTIKPYYNDPNFLDLIAKAIKKEVSDPSDTNLIFSAHSLPQKIIDAGDPYLEHVEKQVEELKKILPQFKSVHLAFQSKLGPVKWLEPALDKKIHEFKDEKVVVYPISFTIDNVETDFELDIEYREEAEKIGLKEYKVVKVQNDSEEFVQYILNKISEES, from the coding sequence TTGAAAAGAGCAATTTTACTTTTAAATATGGGCGGTGCAAATTCTAAAGATGATGTAGAGGTTTTTCTTTGGAATATGTTTAATGACAAGCGAATTATGACTGTCAAATATTCATTTCTTCGTTCAATGATTGCAAAATTTATTATCTGGTCTCGGTCAAGTGGTTCAAAAAAGAATTTGGATCTTCTTGGTGGGAAATCTCCACTTCTCTCAAATACAAAGAAACTTCTAAAAAAGTTGAATCGAAAAGATCGAGTTGAAGCAGTTATGCGATACACATCACCGTTTTCAACAGATATTTTGCCAAAGTTGAAAGAGGATGGAATTGAGAAATTGATTCTTTTCCCACTCTATCCGCAATATTCAACAACAACGACACTTTCAAGTTTTGAAGACATTTATGAGAAATTGGCGGAAATGAACTGGGGCGATGTCTCAATTTGCACAATTAAACCATACTACAACGATCCAAATTTTCTCGACCTCATCGCAAAAGCGATTAAAAAAGAGGTTTCAGACCCGAGCGATACAAATTTGATTTTTTCAGCTCACTCACTACCACAAAAAATTATTGATGCGGGTGATCCATATTTGGAACATGTTGAAAAACAGGTAGAGGAACTTAAAAAAATTCTTCCGCAATTCAAGTCCGTTCATCTAGCTTTTCAATCAAAACTTGGACCAGTCAAATGGTTAGAACCTGCACTTGACAAAAAAATCCATGAATTTAAAGATGAAAAAGTTGTCGTTTATCCAATCTCATTTACAATTGATAATGTTGAAACAGATTTTGAACTTGACATTGAATATCGTGAAGAGGCTGAAAAAATTGGACTCAAAGAGTATAAAGTTGTGAAAGTACAAAATGATTCAGAAGAGTTTGTTCAGTATATTTTAAATAAAATTTCTGAGGAATCTTAG